A window of Cydia fagiglandana chromosome Z, ilCydFagi1.1, whole genome shotgun sequence genomic DNA:
tggccttctttttcgtactttcggcaagttccgccgtggcagactatcgaattcggacttagcatcacttttatggtttcccattgtgtatttcatcgtggtatcaagtcggttagaaaatttgcggccggctcttctactacaagCATCTTTAGGTTGAACTCTCTTCCATCAACAACATTTTAGTCTTTCGTGTGTCATTGAAGACATTGTTTTTCATTATTACTTCTTAACTCATTTCTACTTTATTCCTTTACGTCGTAAGAATATTAGTGAAAAGTGTGAAAACCTGCTGCCTCTCATTTTCTGTATAGTGGACTGTACTGTCTGACCCCATGCACACGCTAAAATTACACCCATAAACACTTTTGAACCTTGTGACTAACTGCATACTACATTAATCAtagtcatttatttattgcaaccaTAGTGTAGTTGCAGATCTTAATAACTAGGTACATTCAGAGTCATATGGGCCCTGGCAGGGCATTGCAATGtcatacatattttaatttaatttacaataatccTAATCATTTTATATTCTTACTACTATACCTAatcatttgcggaagtgccaCACTCTTAATATAGATGCTGTTTAAAACATCATCCtattgatgtgacaggccagtgacgatgatgatggtgataCTAGGAGAAGAGTATGCAAATCATTTAATTTACAGGagaattataaattttattcatgTCAACACTTGTGCCAgtcatattaattttaatataatgtatGTTATAGGTATGACATATTACCTGAACTCCCACACTAAAAAGTCGCAGTGGGAGAAGCCCGAGGGCCCCGCTCCCATGGAAGAGGAAGAGGATGATGGCAGCTCTCCAAAGAAGGTGCAGTGCAGCCACTTGCTGGTGAAGCATGAAGGTAGCAGGCGCCCATCATCATGGCGAGAGGATAACATCACTCGCTCCAAGGAGGAGGCACTAGCCATTCTCTCAGGTAAGGCTGTTCCTATATGACCAAGCCATGCTTAGAGtctgaccaagaaaagtctgcagcggatttgatagcccacgcagtgcaagggttatataaacatcaaacttctatgaaattatgacataaaataacacttgcactgcatgggctatcaaatccgctgcactTTTCTTGGTCAGACTCTATATCAGTTTAAGAATTTTCTTAGTagatgtttttgttttaatttatttaatccaAACAAAAAATACAGTGTAATTATTGCACTTATCTGCCAAACTGCAGATGTAATGTATTATTAAGAGACTCCACTAGcctaattaaataagtaattgtGATTTAGCTCTGAGAGCTGTATTTATTGcatttaatttcaaaaaatattacattactTACCCTTTTATTGCTCATTGAATGAATAAATACACTTACAAACGTGGGTTCAAGGTTTAATTTGCTTATCAAAGTATTGTGTATTTGCACTGACCTAAAGGTATGTTAATGGTTATTATGCTCACAATTAATTCTTTACTAATGTTTTTCAGAGTATCGTCAGAAGATTGTCAACAAAGAAGCAACATTTGAAGAGTTGGCCAAACAGTACTCTGATTGCTCATCAGCCAAGCGTGACGGTGATCTGGGCATGTTCAAGAGGGGGCAAATGCAGAAGCCTTTTGAGGACTGTGCCTTCTCCCTGAAGATAGGGCAGCTCAGTCAGCCTGTTGAGACGGATTCAGGAGTCCACATTATTCTCAGAACTGCCTAAATCTATCAGCAACTTATTGATTGAATAAGGTACACatcttattttattgtaaaattgaACTGTTTTCAATAATTTTTGGAGCTTCATGTAATATTTGTGTCATTAACTAGCAAGATCAATGATTACtgaaataactattaattaacTATGATATTATACCTAGGgccgattttattttatttttgtttctttgttatattgtttaaaaaaaaagactcCAAGTTATGAAGTTATGATTTACAATAAATTAGATATACTTAGGTCTTATGTTCGTATTGAATAACTTATtatactatatatttttataatacataACGGTTTCACAATTTGCAAGATTGTTATTGAGGTTTAATATTGGGAGTGTATTAATTTTAAGAAGTAAGTGAATTTGCTAATACTTCATAACTAAGCGTTTATAAAATGGACTGGCAGTTTCCAGAATTATTATGAATCCCGTTGTTTTAACAGTATAATATGGTGTTAGGACATTTAGCATAAATGGTAAGCACTTGATTTTTCACGAAAAACGTTCCAGTAGTATAAAGAAGCTATTATATAAAAAGAATGATTCTCTTGGGTTTGATGAGGTCCACACAAACTGGAATATACTTAGATACAGCATACATATTTTCAGtaatttgtaggtaggtacttaacttagtactattaagattttttttctaatttatctGTATCCTGCCTTGGAATAAAATACTTGTTTTTAATGcggaattattatttatttatctaaagATATATTTCTATGTTTCTATTTTAACATTTGTTAAACACTGCCTCTTTCTTACAAACAAAAATTTCAAAACTAAGGACAAAATAATAGGCCCAGTGCATGAactataatggctcctctacacgatgggccactccaagggacgcagccatgcggtagaattagatagcaatatcacttgctccctctaacgcataaatgcgtaccttggagtggccaaagctggcccatcgtgtagaggagccatatggggcagcataggagccgtcagatttttggcgcgaggcgacAGGTGTGGCtcgctccgcgatttcgtcgctttgctacaggtagctaaaagtacatcgttcgttccacaccaatttttggTGGCTAggcataagccgcgcgtggcgctgtcgccaccttgcGGCCttacctgtcctgatcgtaacagacgcgttttgttagagagtgagtcttcggtacctagtactattatttattctgtgccgacgagaacggtagatggtagcacttgctttggcaatgtacatgtgcacatatgtttccgattcagggcACAAGATGGCAGACTAACCTTTCCGGCtttcataataaaataccaGAGTCTGCTCTTTTCTAATAACTtgcagaagtgtaaacataatctttggcgtcgactgtacctaaattaTGAACGTGACACTACTTAACACTAGATGTCGCTTTTAAGAACCCACCACTATCACTAGTGCCATCTAGTACCGACTCAAAATACTAATAGTATCAACTATTCGTCGCGAGATATCGCTGCCTGTTCATATATAGTGCAGTGATTCTCAAAGTTGACTGGGCTCTGACCCACCTAACAAAAACTACCATTTCGGGACCCACCTAATCATTGCCGAAAATTCGGCCTAACATAGATATTTGGTACCTATAACTGAAGGGTAGTAGGACTTTTTACAGCTTCATCAAACAGGCAAGGATTGTTGCCAGCAACATAGCTAGAATTTCGTTAACTGCATTTTGTTGTTAAAACATGATATCTGCTATACCCGGCATGCCAGCCATCTCGCTCACGCTTACGCTCAGTGATAGTGAGAGAAGAACGCCAGCCATCCCCACGAAGGGGCATCCACTTTGACGCCTTCCTTAATAAGGATTGCTATTTCAAAAAATTCTGtaatattttgtttgttttaaatttcatGATCCTACTTCGGCGAATGAAGCTAAATGTGTCAACCTTGGCTCCATAAATGGCTTCACCATTAAATTTTAgcaaaagttatttaaaattccATAATTTTACGAATATGTAGGTCCTTGGAGGTACATACCGAGTACATACTTGTATCTACTTCCTAATAAACTTGGTCTAACTATGTGTATTACATTTCGTATTCATTTGAGGAATTTTTTGGCTTAGTTCTTCAAGCAAGTACCTACATGACAAAGGGcgcattttatttcattttacatAGTAGGTAATTGTATCTTGTAAAATAAAAAGGTAGggaccagtggcggcgcgtctagattgttcgtaggcaagccgtagctAAGTTGCCccttttcttcataagtttaaagaaaatgggCCAAGAGTctgaatatcagacaagccgatgggaatcgttCTATGGGCGctccgccactggtaggtacctacctaaacgtACGACTGTATTTGAATTGAGGCTAAAGGTGACAATCCATtcccaacgacagctgcaatactgttcattttactatggaaattgacaaagacagcgacgcgttcagtaccggtagtgcagctgcggttagaaatggaatgttaccataatgctACGTTCTCAACTACATGTAGTTTATATATATTACTTTAAAACGATGCGATTGATTTGACGTCAATGTTGGGGGAGCTAGAACGGCTTCTAAACTGGATGATTGAGGGGGGTCACCGGTGACCTCCAGGCTTCGGTCATTACTGCCGCATCCTCTTCTATCGACCCCTGTTGTTTTCGAGTGATACTTTCAACTATCGCATGTCAGTTTCAATTCCACTACAAATCACACTATTGCGGTTGAAGTGCTCAGTACTTACTTAGGTAACTCgcaatatacctataggtatatgtatatagcaTCATATTACTGCATTAGTCATTGTGTTTACGCTGCTGCGCTGCAGATACTTACCTACAAGCGGGTATGAATATGAACAATGATCGTAAAACCCCTCTTATAAATAGCTGGTGCAAAAACCGGCTAACCGGCGGTTTTGTcgcataaatagtgtttagtttttaagtttataatatatatatgtatgttagtctgtaaggtatttgtaatatgggccttgttgcctgatttaaattttaaataaataaataaataaataaaaacgtgTATCCAATTTACTTTTACTTAGATACTGTCTTAGAAACCCATTATCCACCAATCACCATTGCCCACTAGAGGCCCAGAggtcaaaatataaaaatgcagGTACTTATATcttcctaaggcccagccatacaaatgaaaaatgcaaaatttgccacagaaattttaacctacaatgtaggaaatagagttgattttgcgttgttccaaaactgaacgaaacaaagcaaaagcaactctgttccaatcgaatatgatttaaatttcattgaactgaataaggaccttgggccttaggaggctaagGCAAAACCAACGGTGACGACCTCAGATAGTGACGTACAACGAGAGTAACGTCAGAACGTGacctaaatatgtacataacacaagtaaaagtataaaaagtatttattttcaaGAATATAGGTTACAGATTATGTCAGGGGTCTCCGCACTAGGCTTTGCCTGTACCGCGGGGAACCAGGAACATTTTTTTACAGAACTAGGTTACTTAATAGCTAATACAAAAAACTTACTTAAAAGTTTAAAACTGGTTGCACAAACATATTGCAGAATATTATAACTAACCATTATCTAAAATATCTTCAGTCTCGGCATAATTTAGAGAGGTCAAGAATTTGAATAGGAGTTTCTTAGTTTCTATAGGGGAACTAGATTTAAGGTTACAGTGTTTGGTGTTATAGGTTGTTACTCTAATACGATCTTCGAACCGTTTTCCAAAAAGTATTTAAGTactagttaatttttttttattacaatccGTAATTGTACCATGAGTGTAGCAAGTGGTTGAATAAGTAAATGAAATCTTGAGAGGTACGAGAGTTTCGTGGCACGAAAGGTTAAACGAACTTTgctaccgagtgaaacacaacatttttcactgGTAGTTTTCACGGAAGAAACGAGccgtaaaaaaatcaaaatatcacaaataaaatCCAAACGAACGCTACGCTAACGGAATTAAATATAATTCCCTGATCAACCAATTTATAtctcaatattatatttttagttttatataagcacctacatatatatttaatggATGTAATTACTAGAACagacacctgcaataatatgttacacaacgaaggccgcaaaaatatctaatCCGAAGAGTAAATAATATATTGTAGCATATTTGCATTGGAAATAATTAATCTCGTTCATTGCGCATTAAATATTCTTACCTCgtcctattatttatttactgcgTGTTTTGAATACTATAGGGTCTATGAATAAACCAACGGTTATAAGTTGCTATATACAGTTCCATATCAATTATAAATTAGGTACACTTATACCACAGATTACTCCGTCTGTAGCCCCGTCCCGTACATTCCTGCCCacaataatatatacctactatgggaagataatgtaattatgtacatacctatgtaACTGTAAAAAAACCGCCCAAGTGAgtaggactcgcccaccgagggttccgtacaaatatAACTATTTTTTGTGATATCGTTTACGTATCATTCTTACAATACAGGAGCTTACGTTACTTCGTACATTCAAGAGCAATAAAAACGGTTTGCTTTCTATTGAAAATAGAACCCGATTTCTCTGccgtataagtacctatatctatttttattttaacagcTCGTTTAAACATAAAGACACATTATAGAGAGTTATTAGAATAATAATAAGTGAGCGAGTTTCGAATAATAATGAAACTGAAGACTAGACAGGCTAATGCGGTCCGTAAAAACTATTGTAATGTAATAGGTACACTAATTGTCCAACGtgactaatttattttaatggttgCCAGCACGGCGAGCTCGTGTATGTTTGTTAGTAACTAAACTTCAATGAGCGGTGGCTAAAAGTTATATCGGAATGACCTTTAGACATACTTAAACGGAAACTATATTTTGATAAAGGTGTCAACAAGAGAGGAAAATTTATATTACCTAACTTCATTTGTATCACGAACGTACCGaatgatattaaatttaaattatcttAAGACGAAAGGGGACGTCGTGTCCTCCATACAGATAAAGTCCGAATGATCCTGTAGGGATATTACCAGAAAATATTATACGCAATTTAATTTGGGGCTTTTCAGAAAAAGTTTATTAATTATACTGTTGTTAAACTATAACAACTTTTGGGTTAATATTAATTCTACTCGGAATCAGAAACTTCccttattctttttacaatcaAACTTGTCACTTtatggtcgtttctcaaaaagttggcaccgccacctgtaaataggtttatgttagaacttttttttcgttatgta
This region includes:
- the LOC134678697 gene encoding putative peptidyl-prolyl cis-trans isomerase dodo gives rise to the protein MSQDESLPEGWEARKSRSTGMTYYLNSHTKKSQWEKPEGPAPMEEEEDDGSSPKKVQCSHLLVKHEGSRRPSSWREDNITRSKEEALAILSEYRQKIVNKEATFEELAKQYSDCSSAKRDGDLGMFKRGQMQKPFEDCAFSLKIGQLSQPVETDSGVHIILRTA